In one Thermincola ferriacetica genomic region, the following are encoded:
- a CDS encoding DegV family protein produces MADLVIVTDSTADLPPQVLHQYGIEVVPLKVMFGDEVYRDGVDITFGEFIRKMESSGTVPTTSQPAPGEFTDVYERILQEQPDAHIISIHLSAQMSGTVHSARLAKSMVNEEKIEVVDSKMVSLALGVIVLEAAKAARAGKDKEEVLKIIDHMIEKTRTYFLVDTLDYLQRGGRIGKAQSLLGTLLHIKPILTFNDGFISPYDKVRGLNKAIQVITDSINEEFGKNPVSCAFVYGTDMELFDTFYNKIKSEVLFEETVRAQLGCVVGAHGGPGIVGVICYSF; encoded by the coding sequence ATGGCTGATTTAGTGATTGTAACTGACAGTACCGCAGACCTGCCGCCGCAGGTTTTGCACCAATACGGTATAGAAGTGGTTCCGCTCAAGGTAATGTTTGGGGACGAAGTTTATAGAGACGGCGTGGACATTACTTTCGGTGAATTCATCCGGAAAATGGAGTCTTCCGGAACAGTGCCTACCACTTCTCAGCCTGCGCCCGGAGAATTTACGGATGTTTACGAAAGAATTTTGCAGGAGCAACCTGACGCCCATATTATATCTATACATTTATCGGCTCAGATGAGCGGTACGGTTCATTCCGCCCGATTGGCCAAATCCATGGTCAATGAAGAGAAAATAGAGGTTGTTGATTCCAAAATGGTCAGCCTGGCTTTAGGGGTTATTGTTCTTGAAGCGGCCAAAGCTGCCCGGGCAGGAAAAGATAAAGAAGAAGTATTGAAAATTATTGACCATATGATAGAAAAAACCAGGACTTATTTTTTGGTTGATACGCTGGATTATCTGCAGAGAGGTGGTCGCATCGGCAAGGCTCAGTCTTTGCTGGGTACCCTGTTGCATATAAAACCTATACTCACCTTTAATGACGGTTTTATAAGTCCCTACGATAAAGTCCGTGGATTAAATAAAGCAATACAGGTGATTACGGACAGCATTAATGAAGAGTTCGGTAAAAACCCCGTATCCTGCGCCTTTGTTTACGGCACTGATATGGAGCTGTTTGATACTTTCTACAACAAAATCAAGTCAGAAGTGCTGTTTGAGGAAACGGTAAGAGCGCAACTGGGATGTGTTGTTGGAGCCCACGGAGGGCCGGGTATTGTAGGGGTTATTTGCTACAGTTTTTGA